From Pseudonocardia autotrophica, one genomic window encodes:
- a CDS encoding threonine/serine exporter family protein, which produces MAEDTPTADRFARRLRGALRRDAKRLLTPGPSTVPMLMLGPQVPDDAQVQQVLDLCMRIGEIELSSGESVDEVTATMLRLANAAGLPAVDVDITFTSITMCCHRGNAAHPVTTMRLVRYRTLDLSRLAETEQIVRDLEAGELDVRAASSRVSDVVRSPHPYPRWVATFGWAGLAASIALLLGGGPITATAAFVTTAVIDRIGRLLARWGVASFFQQALGGFLVTASTILLISIGLFPAGTRPSFIVAAGITVLLSGLSVVSTVQDALTGYYLTAAARIVEISLLSAGLLTGVVLGLQLGFQFDVPIEVSGDLPSSVGQFGLSVMSGALAAAFYALAGYAPLRSLPIAGAVGAASWAVYGVLTQVFGIGAVPATGAAALVVGLAAGLLRRGTDTPPMVVTLAGVTPLLPGLAAYRGFYQLAVEGVSEGLVTVTIALAIGLALASGVALGQFVTRPRRRPEETPTAGDNPSTGSGYMLAVDSDAAGTPASPAESK; this is translated from the coding sequence GTGGCCGAGGACACCCCGACCGCCGACAGGTTCGCGCGGCGACTGCGCGGTGCCCTGCGGCGGGACGCGAAACGGCTGCTGACACCCGGCCCCTCGACCGTGCCGATGCTGATGCTCGGCCCGCAGGTCCCCGACGACGCCCAGGTCCAGCAGGTCCTCGACCTCTGCATGCGGATCGGCGAGATCGAGCTGTCCAGCGGCGAGTCGGTCGACGAGGTCACGGCGACGATGCTGCGGCTGGCCAACGCCGCGGGGCTGCCCGCGGTGGACGTCGACATCACGTTCACCTCGATCACGATGTGCTGCCACCGCGGCAACGCGGCCCATCCGGTCACCACGATGCGGCTGGTCCGTTACCGCACCCTGGACCTGTCCCGGCTGGCCGAGACCGAGCAGATCGTCCGTGACCTGGAGGCGGGCGAGCTGGACGTCCGCGCGGCGTCGTCGCGGGTGTCGGACGTCGTGCGCAGCCCGCACCCCTACCCGCGCTGGGTCGCGACGTTCGGCTGGGCCGGCCTGGCCGCGTCCATCGCGCTGCTGCTCGGCGGCGGTCCGATCACCGCGACGGCGGCCTTCGTCACCACGGCGGTGATCGACCGGATCGGCAGGCTGCTGGCCCGGTGGGGGGTCGCGTCGTTCTTCCAGCAGGCACTCGGCGGGTTCCTGGTGACCGCCTCGACGATCCTGCTGATCTCGATCGGGCTGTTCCCGGCCGGCACCAGACCGTCGTTCATCGTCGCGGCCGGGATCACCGTGCTGCTGTCCGGGCTGAGCGTCGTGTCCACCGTGCAGGACGCCCTGACCGGCTACTACCTGACAGCGGCGGCCAGGATCGTGGAGATATCGCTGCTGTCGGCCGGCCTGCTCACCGGGGTCGTGCTCGGCCTGCAGCTGGGCTTCCAGTTCGACGTGCCGATCGAGGTGTCCGGCGATCTCCCGTCCAGCGTGGGGCAGTTCGGTCTGTCCGTGATGTCCGGGGCGCTCGCGGCCGCGTTCTACGCGCTCGCCGGGTACGCCCCGCTGCGCTCGCTGCCGATCGCCGGCGCGGTCGGCGCGGCGAGCTGGGCGGTCTACGGCGTGCTGACCCAGGTGTTCGGGATCGGGGCGGTGCCGGCGACCGGGGCCGCGGCGCTGGTCGTCGGTCTCGCGGCCGGGCTGCTCCGGCGCGGCACCGACACCCCGCCGATGGTGGTGACGCTGGCCGGTGTCACCCCGCTGCTCCCCGGCCTGGCCGCCTACCGCGGCTTCTACCAGCTGGCCGTGGAGGGCGTCTCGGAAGGACTGGTGACGGTCACCATCGCGCTGGCGATCGGCCTCGCGCTGGCGTCCGGTGTGGCGCTGGGCCAGTTCGTGACCCGCCCGCGGCGCAGGCCGGAGGAGACGCCGACCGCCGGGGACAACCCCTCCACCGGTAGCGGATACATGCTCGCGGTGGACTCCGACGCCGCCGGAACCCCGGCCTCCCCCGCCGAGTCGAAGTAG